In the genome of Cryptomeria japonica chromosome 8, Sugi_1.0, whole genome shotgun sequence, one region contains:
- the LOC131857473 gene encoding uncharacterized protein LOC131857473 yields MGKIQIELLTPYNYETWKKSVWNYLREKGCTGYVKESIPAPTDANALQAWEINHERALGYICSLVSFDLQFHLESCKTPKEAWYTLENLYGKTDKIRGYQIDNDLMNLDPKSFNNIQDYISKIKQLRIQLTDCKITKEDLQLILNVLSKLGQEYSVFISGFHTNRISMGTAYVQPTFDAFSDLLIQEEAKLIQMGIIKTSKSQALIASEPKVQKESGNLDQKQKKKKNKPQKESESSSSKNESSKKEKPTCAYCKKSGHAKHQFYLKQIDGKE; encoded by the coding sequence ATGGGGAAAATTCAAATTGAACTCCTAACTCCATATAATTATGAAACATGGAAAAAATCAGTATGGAATTATCTAAGGGAAAAAGGTTGCACTGGCTATGTCAAAGAATCTATTCCTGCACCTACTGATGCTAATGCTCTTCAAGCATGGGAGATCAATCATGAGAGAGCTCTTGGTTATATTTGTTCACTAGtctcttttgatttacaatttcatctTGAATCATGCAAGACACCAAAGGAGGCTTGGTATACACTTGAAAATTTGTATGGTAAAACTGACAAGATTAGGGGTTATCAGATTGATAATGATCTGATGAATCTTGATCCAAAAAGTTTCAACAACATCCAAGACTATATCTCCAAGATAAAGCAACTAAGAATACAGTTAACAGATTGCAAGATTACTAAGGAGGATTTACAATTGATTCTCAATGTGTTATCCAAGCTTGGTCAAGAGTATTCTGTGTTTATTTCTGGCTTTCATACCAATAGGATTTCTATGGGAACTGCATATGTACAACccacttttgatgcattttcagaTCTTCTAATCCAAGAAGAAGCGAAGCTAATTCAAATGGGAATCATCAAAACTTCCAAGTCACAAGCTTTGATTGCTAGTGAACCTAAGGTACAGAAAGAATCAGGGAATCTTGAtcagaaacaaaagaagaaaaagaacaagccacaGAAAGAATCTGAGTCCTCTTCCTCGAAAAATGAATCTTCTAAAAAGGAGAAGcccacttgtgcatattgcaagaaatctGGGCATGCTAAACAtcaattttatttaaaacaaattgatggcaaagaataa